The DNA region GGGTTCATGGCGGTGGGGGCCTATACCTGTGCGCTCCTGATCCTCCCCCCCATACAGAAGGAGATGATCTACATCCTGGATCCCCTCATCTGGCCCCTGTCGGTGATGCAGGCCCCATTCTTCGTGGCGGTCTTGGCGGGGGGGATAATGGCGGCCCTCTTCGGCCTGGTGATAGCCATGCCGGTGCTTCGGCTCGGGGGGGACTACCTTGGGATAGCCTCCCTCGGGTTCGCGGAGATAATAAGGGTGGTTTTCACCAACGCCAAGTCGGTCACCAACGGTGCCCTGGGCATAAAGGGGATTCCTCCTTATGCGAACCTGTGGTGGAACTGGGGATGGTTTCTCATCACCCTCTACGTGGTGGTAAGCCTCCTTAGGAGCAACTTCGGCAACTGCCTCAAGGCCATAAGGGATGACGAGGTTGCCTCCCGGGCCATGGGGATCGACACCTTCCGCTACCGGGTCACGTCCTTCACCATCGGGGCCTTCTTCGCCGGGGTTGGCGGGGCCCTCATGGGGAGCCTGATAACCACCATAGACCCCAAGATGTTCACCTTCCTGCTCACCTTCAACGTGTTGATGATAGTGGTGGCCGGTGGTCTTGGGTCCGTGACCGGCAGCGTGCTTGGTAGCGTGGTGATAACCATCCTGCTGGAGTGGCTCAGGTTCGTGGAGAACCCCATCGACCTGGGGCCCATTCACATCCCGGGCATCCCGGGCATGAGGATGGTGATCTTCTCCCTGGCGTTGCTGTTCATAATCCTCTTCCGTCGGGAGGGCATGATGGGCCAGCGGGAGTGGTCCTGGGACGCCCTCATTGGTCTTCTCACCAGAAGGGGGGCGTGATCCTTGGAGGAGCACATACTGAGGACCCAGGGGATAGTGATGCGCTTTGGGGGCCTCACGGCGGTTAACGGCTTCGAGATAGCGGTCAAGCGGGGCGGCATAGTGAGCCTCATAGGTCCCAACGGGGCGGGGAAGACCACCTGCTTCAACATAATGACCGGTTTCTACACCCCCACGGAGGGTCACGTGTTCTTCAACGGGGAGGACATAACCGGGCTCCCCCCCCACAAGGTTTGCGCCCGGGGGATGGCCAGGACCTTCCAGAACATAAGGCTCTTCTCGGGGGGCACCGTGCTGGAGAACGTTCTGGTGGGCTTCCGGGTGAGGCAACGGTCCCCCTGGTGGGCGGCTCCCCTGATGCTACCGTCGCACCTCCGGGAGGAGAGGGAGATAAGGGAGAGGGGGATGGAGCTCCTGGAGTCAGTGGGGCTTGGGAAGCTGGCCTTCGAGATGGCCACGTCGCTTCCCTACGGGGCTCAGCGGAGGCTGGAGATAGCCCGGGCCCTGGCCACCGGTCCCTCGTTCCTCCTGCTCGACGAGCCTGCGGCGGGCATGAACCCCCAGGAGTCCCTGGAGCTGATGGGTTTCATCAGGAACATCCGGGACAGGTTCGGCCTCACCATACTCCTCATCGAGCACGACATGAAGGTGGTCATGGGCATATCGGAGTACATATGGGTTCTGGACTATGGGACCATCATAGCCGAGGGCCTTCCGGAGGAGATAAGGTCCAACCCGAAGGTCATAGAGGCCTACCTTGGGGAGGAGGCGCTGGAGCATGCTTGAGGTGGAGGCCCTTCACGTCCACTACGGCGGGATCCACGCCCTCAAGGGCATATCCATGGAGGTGCCCAAGGGCAAGATCGTTACCCTCATAGGGGCCAACGGGGCGGGTAAGTCGAGCACCCTGAGGGCCATAGCGGGCCTGGTGAAGGACAAGAGGGGCAGGGTCCGTTGGAACGGGGGGGACGTGACCCAGATGACCCCCGAGTCCGTATTGAGGAGCGGCATCGCCCTTTGCCCCGAGGGGCGTAGGATCTTCCCGCATCTCACGGTGATGGAGAACCTGATGTTGGGGGCCTACATAAGGGATGACCAGGTGGGGGTGAAGGCCACGCTGGACTGGGTCTTCGAGCTGTTCCCCCGTCTTAAGGAGAGGACCTGGCAGAAGGGGGGCACCCTCTCCGGCGGGGAGCAACAGATGCTTGCCCTGGGGAGGGCCCTCATGAGCCAGCCGGACCTGGTCATGATGGATGAGCCCTCCCTGGGATTGGCCCCATTGTTGGTCAAGGAGGTCTTCGAGATAATCCAGGCGATCAACGTGGAGGGCAAGACGGTGCTGCTGGTGGAGCAGAACGCCTTCGCCGCCCTCAAGGTGGCGGACTACGCCTACGTGCTTGAGGTGGGCTCCCTGGTGTTGGATGGCCCGGGGAGTAAGCTCCTGGAGGATCCGCGGGTCAAGGAGGCCTACCTGGGAGGTTGACTTTCGTCGGTTCATCTAGGGGCCTTCGGGCCCCTTTTCTCTTTTTATGTGATATAAATTTCCTGAGGGCCCGAGCCCCTACAAAAAAATCGGAGGGATGTGCCGTGTCGTCTCTTAACCTTCCCAACCTGTTGAGCCTTTCTAGGGTTTTCCTGGCCCCGGTGGTGATGGTTATCCTCACCATGAGGACCCAGTTCGGTAGCTTCCTTGGGATGCCTTTGGGGGACCTGCTGGCCCTTCTGGTGTTCGTGGTGGCCTCCGTGACCGATGCGGCGGACGGCTACATAGCCAGGAAGCGGGGGATGGTGACCAACCTGGGCAAGTTCATCGACCCCCTGGCGGACAAGATCCTGGTGACCGCCGTGTTGGTGGCGCTGGTGGAGCTTCAGCGGCTTCCAGCCTGGATCGTGGTGGTGGTGGTCTCCAGGGAGTTCATAGTCACCGGTCTCAGGATGGTGGCTGCCGCTGAGGGGGTGGTCATAGCCGCCAGCAAGGGGGGCAAGGCCAAGACGGTGAGCCAGATCGTGGCCATATCGATGATGATACTGGACCTGCCGGGAGGCATATGGGTCATGTGGGTGGCCATGATCCTCACCGTGTGGTCCGGAATGGACTATCTCATAAAGGGCAAGGATTTCCTGAGCCGCTGACATTAACCCCTCTGGAGGTGTTCCCTTGAGCAGATTCTGTGGCGATCCGTTGGACGATAAGGTCTTGGCCTACGAGGGGGCCATGGTGGAGGCCCTGTGCGGGCTGGTGAGGCGTCCTGCCATATCCCCCGATGACGGCGGTCTAGGGGAGTATGACAAGGCGCTCTACATCGAGTCCCTGGTGTCCTCTCTGGGCCTGGGTCCCGTGGAGATGTACGGCTCGCCGGATCCTAGGGCCAAGGGGGGCGTGAGGCCCAACCTGGTGCTAAGGGTGCCGGGGAGCTACCGGGACCTTCCGCGGCTTTGGATCTTCACCCACATGGACGTGGTCCCCGAGGGGGACCGGGGCCTATGGGAGTCGGATCCCTTCGAGCCGGTGGTGAGGGACGGGATGGTGATCGGCCGGGGGGCCAACGACAACGGTCAGGAGCTGGTGGCGTCCCTCTTCGCCCTCAAGGCGGTGGTGGACCAGGGGGGACCCGGGCGGGAGGTGTGTCTCGCCTTCGTGGCGGACGAGGAGGTGGGTAGCGAGCACGGCATCGGCTTCCTCATGAGGGAGCATCGGGACCTGTTCTCCCCCTCCGACCTGGTCCTGGTGCCCGATGGTGGGAACGAGGCAGGGGACTTCATCGAGGTGGCGGAGAAGACCATCCTATGGGTCGAGTTCCAGGTGCTGGGCCGTCAGGTCCACGCCAGCCGCCCCGATCAGGGGATCAACGCCTGCCGGGTGGCCAACGAGCTGTCGGTGAACCTGGACAGGGCCTTGAGGAGCGCGTTTCCCGAGTCGGACCCCCTCTTCGAGCCCGCGATATCCACCTTCGAGCCCACCAGGCGACTTCAGAACGTGGCCAACGTGAACACCGTGCCGGGGAGGGAGGTCTTCGCCCTGGACTGTCGGGTGCTGCCCCACGTGCCGGTGTCTGAGGTGGAGAAGGTGATCGCCGCCGAGGTCCGTAAGGTGGAGGACGCCTACGGGGCCAAGGTCTCCCACCGGTTCCTCCAGAAGGGGGATCCCACGCCGGTGACCGATCCCGCCTCCCCGGTGGTGGAGCTTTTGACCCGGTCGGTTCAGTCGGTCCTGGGGGTAAGCCCCCGGGTGGGGGGCATAGGGGGCGGCACCTGCGCCGCCTTCTTCAGGGCCAACGGCATCCCTGCGGCGGTCTGGGCCCAGGAGACCGACACGGCCCACATGCCCGGCGAGTACGCCCTGGTGGAGCACATGCTGAACGAGGCCAGGGTCTTCGCCCGGATGTTTGCTTAAATCAAGT from Thermanaerovibrio acidaminovorans DSM 6589 includes:
- a CDS encoding branched-chain amino acid ABC transporter permease; this translates as MMDKKKRDLILNGACLALLGLFLWWADGHLDGYKIQVLNLIAINAILAVSLNLIYGFTGMFSLGHAGFMAVGAYTCALLILPPIQKEMIYILDPLIWPLSVMQAPFFVAVLAGGIMAALFGLVIAMPVLRLGGDYLGIASLGFAEIIRVVFTNAKSVTNGALGIKGIPPYANLWWNWGWFLITLYVVVSLLRSNFGNCLKAIRDDEVASRAMGIDTFRYRVTSFTIGAFFAGVGGALMGSLITTIDPKMFTFLLTFNVLMIVVAGGLGSVTGSVLGSVVITILLEWLRFVENPIDLGPIHIPGIPGMRMVIFSLALLFIILFRREGMMGQREWSWDALIGLLTRRGA
- a CDS encoding ABC transporter ATP-binding protein, whose product is MRFGGLTAVNGFEIAVKRGGIVSLIGPNGAGKTTCFNIMTGFYTPTEGHVFFNGEDITGLPPHKVCARGMARTFQNIRLFSGGTVLENVLVGFRVRQRSPWWAAPLMLPSHLREEREIRERGMELLESVGLGKLAFEMATSLPYGAQRRLEIARALATGPSFLLLDEPAAGMNPQESLELMGFIRNIRDRFGLTILLIEHDMKVVMGISEYIWVLDYGTIIAEGLPEEIRSNPKVIEAYLGEEALEHA
- a CDS encoding ABC transporter ATP-binding protein, yielding MLEVEALHVHYGGIHALKGISMEVPKGKIVTLIGANGAGKSSTLRAIAGLVKDKRGRVRWNGGDVTQMTPESVLRSGIALCPEGRRIFPHLTVMENLMLGAYIRDDQVGVKATLDWVFELFPRLKERTWQKGGTLSGGEQQMLALGRALMSQPDLVMMDEPSLGLAPLLVKEVFEIIQAINVEGKTVLLVEQNAFAALKVADYAYVLEVGSLVLDGPGSKLLEDPRVKEAYLGG
- the pgsA gene encoding CDP-diacylglycerol--glycerol-3-phosphate 3-phosphatidyltransferase — translated: MSSLNLPNLLSLSRVFLAPVVMVILTMRTQFGSFLGMPLGDLLALLVFVVASVTDAADGYIARKRGMVTNLGKFIDPLADKILVTAVLVALVELQRLPAWIVVVVVSREFIVTGLRMVAAAEGVVIAASKGGKAKTVSQIVAISMMILDLPGGIWVMWVAMILTVWSGMDYLIKGKDFLSR
- a CDS encoding M20 family metallo-hydrolase, with translation MSRFCGDPLDDKVLAYEGAMVEALCGLVRRPAISPDDGGLGEYDKALYIESLVSSLGLGPVEMYGSPDPRAKGGVRPNLVLRVPGSYRDLPRLWIFTHMDVVPEGDRGLWESDPFEPVVRDGMVIGRGANDNGQELVASLFALKAVVDQGGPGREVCLAFVADEEVGSEHGIGFLMREHRDLFSPSDLVLVPDGGNEAGDFIEVAEKTILWVEFQVLGRQVHASRPDQGINACRVANELSVNLDRALRSAFPESDPLFEPAISTFEPTRRLQNVANVNTVPGREVFALDCRVLPHVPVSEVEKVIAAEVRKVEDAYGAKVSHRFLQKGDPTPVTDPASPVVELLTRSVQSVLGVSPRVGGIGGGTCAAFFRANGIPAAVWAQETDTAHMPGEYALVEHMLNEARVFARMFA